AGAAGCAAAAGTGTATAACTACCCACTTTGTActggggctcagacctttggagatcaCTCTCCTCTGAGCCTGCCTCCATTAAGTAAATCTCGTATCCTCCAAGATCCCCCAGTGCCGCTGCTTCACTCGGATGATCCCATCCAGGTTCCATAACAGTATGTTTGCCTACAGCTTCAAAGAAAGGAAGATGTTTGCAGAACAGAGAACAGGACAATAAAAGCTTCAAGCACACTCTGAAAAGccaaacatgttttattttaaatgagtagaTGATTAGAACAATGTATGTAGGtagatatttcttttaaaaaaaacactgacaGCCATTACAAGAGTAGGCCCTTCATTCAGATCATTCATTTTGGACATTTGCCCACAGCCATGGGTTTCACTTGACTCCACTGTTTCATGGAAAATGTTTCACAGAAAAACATGGCAGCACTTAATAGCGATATTGTGGCAGTTGTGACTCCTAGTGGAAACACATAGGAGAAGTGTTTCCTTATTAGCATTGCTTTTCCAATGGGAAAGCTAAGTGGGAAGTCAAGGGTGCTTTGGCCATAAAAATCCACAGCAAAATTCCAGCTCACTGTAATTATAGTACAACTACTGCTGAAGACAAGGAAGAAGGCACAGATGTTGTAACACGATCGAAGGAAATCTTGGTGTGGGACATGGATCCAGCACACTAAAAGTGCCACTGAGCCAAAAATCAGGACTACTGACTTCATAAAATTTGCTAACAGTATCAGGTCCTGCCCATACCAGATTTCATTTGAAATGATCCAGCTACCATTCATCCTGTTATGCATGGGCAACTCAACAATGGAGCCAGAGatgttaaatttttgaaaatagaaaacttCCCAAAGTCCAATGAACACAATGGGAACAACGTTGCTGTTAAACTCCCATA
Above is a genomic segment from Mustela erminea isolate mMusErm1 chromosome Y, mMusErm1.Pri, whole genome shotgun sequence containing:
- the LOC116583950 gene encoding uncharacterized protein LOC116583950, which translates into the protein QSELKHSFLKVLGLFFSYLAWALGISLASSRSWRVWEFNSNVVPIVFIGLWEVFYFQKFNISGSIVELPMHNRMNGSWIISNEIWYGQDLILLANFMKSVVLIFGSVALLVCWIHVPHQDFLRSCYNICAFFLVFSSSCTIITVSWNFAVDFYGQSTLDFPLSFPIGKAMLIRKHFSYVFPLGVTTATISLLSAAMFFCETFSMKQWSQVKPMAVGKCPK